The stretch of DNA GTTCGCCGGTTTCGGCCAGGCCCTCGCGAAACTGTCCCTGGACGCGCTGATCCAACGGGATGTGCCCGAGCTGGTCCGCACCTCCGCGTTCGCCCGTTCTGAGACGCTGCTACAGATGGCCTGGGTGCTCGGCGGCGCCATCGGGATCGCCCTGCCCCTCAACGGCGTACTCGGCCTGTCGATCGCCGCGGGCATCGTCGCCCTCGGCTGGCTCGCCACCCTGCGGGGGTTGCTGACCTCGGCACACCACGGGCACCCACGGGTGGCGTGAGCCGACCGCGGCACGTCACAGGCACCAACAGGTGCCCGTGCGCCGACCTCGGCACCCCGCGGACCCCCACGGGTGGCGTGACCGGGCGCCCAGCGGCCCGGCCGCCCGCCGCGCCGCCCGTCACTCCGGCCCGTCCCCTTGGTGGGCCGCACCCCATCGCGTACGCCACGCCCCGCCGTACCCCTCCTGGCGTGTGCCGACGTGTGGCCAGATAACCTTCGCCCATGACCTCCCCGCGTTTCCCGGCCAACCGCCGTCGCGCCCTTGCCGCTCTGGGCGCCGTGTCCGCCGGGCTCCTCGCCCTGTCCGCCTGCGACAAGCCGACCCCGTTGGCCACCGTGACGGTGGGCAAGCAGTCGGCCAACGCCGAGGCGAACTGCTACAACGACGGCGACGAGCTCAAGTCGTCGGATCTCCAGAGCTGCCTCAAGGGCGCGGACGCCAAGACCGTGAAGGTCGACCCCGACGCGACCGTCCGCTTCGGTGTGGACCCGGAGGTCGCCGACAAGGGCTGGACGCTCCTGATGAACGGTCAGCCGCTCACCGACGCCAGCAAGAAGACCTACCGCACCGTCCCCGGCAGCGTCTTCTTCAACCAGCAGTACGGCGCCAAGGGCAGCACCACGGTCGTCAGCATCCTTGAGGGCGACGGCACCAAGGCCACCGGCCTCTGGTCGTTCAAGATGGAGAAGGACGCCTGACCTCCGCCATGCGTGTTCTCGTCGCCACCGCTGTCCCCGCGGAACGGGACGCGGTGGCGCGCGCGTTCGGTGACCCCGCCTCGGAACATCCCCTGCATGGCACCGCCTTGACGATCCTCAGGTGCGGCGCGGCCGATGTCGTCGCGGCCGGGGTGGGCCCCGCCGCCGCGGCGGCGGGCGCCGCCATCGCGCTGACCGTGGCGGCGCTCGAAGGACGGCCGTACGGTCTCGTCGTCTCCGCGGGGATCGGCGGTGGGTTCACCGGCCGCGCCCCGCTCGGCTCGGTCGTCGTCGCCGACGCGATCGTCGCCGCTGACCTCGGCGCGGAGACCCCTGAGGGGTTCGTCACCGTGACCGGGCTCGGCTTCGGCACCGACCGGCATGTGCCGCCGCCCGCCCTCGTACGGGAGACGGCGGACGCCACCTCGGCGCTGACCGGCACCGTACTGACCGTCTCCACCGCGACAGGCTCCGCGGCCCGCACCGCCGAACTCCTCAGCACCCACCCGGAGGCGGCCGCGGAGGCGATGGAGGGGTTCGGCGTCGCCGAGGCCGCCGCCGCCCACGGAGTGCCGGCTCTGGAGGTCCGGGCCGTCTCCAACGCGGTGGGCCCGCGCGACCGGGAGAGCTGGCGCATCGGGGAGGCCCTGGCGGCGCTCACCGACGCCTTCGCGAAGCTGCTGGCCCCCGGCGGATCATGGTCGGACACGCCCCGGATCCGCACCTGATCCCCCCGGCTCCGTACCTGATCCCCTCCCCGGATCCGTACCTGATCGCCTGCCCGGATCCGTACCTGATTCCCCGGATCCGTACCTGATCGCCTCCTCGCCCCTCCCCCGTGTTCGACCCATGGGGCGGGCAGGCGCAAGATGGCTCAGGAGTCCTTGAAGGAGATGGAAGATGAGTGAGCCCCTGTCCACCGAGACGCTGAACATCGTGTACTCGCCGTGCCCGAACGACACCTTTACCTTCGAGGCGTGGGCGCACGGCCGCGTACCGGGTGCGCCCAAGGTGGACGTCACCTTCGCGGACATCGACATCACCAACGGCATCGCGGAGCGCGGCGGCGACGAGTCGCCCGAGGTGCTGAAGGTCTCCTACGCCGTACTGCCGTGGATCCTCGACGAGTACGCCCTGCTGCCCTGCGGCGGCGCGCTCGGCCGAGGCTGCGGCCCGCTGGTCCTGACGAAGGACGCGGAGACCGAGCTGACCGGCGCGAGGATCGCGGTGCCGAGCGAGCGCTCCACGGCGTATCTGCTCTTCCGGCTGTGGGCGGCTGACACCGTGCCCGGCGGCGTGGGCGAGATTGTCGTCATGCCCTTCCACGAGATCATGCCCGCCGTACGTGACGGTTTGGTCGACGCGGGGCTCGTCATCCACGAGGCGCGCTTCACCTACCAGAACTACGGTCTGCACAGCGCAGCCGACATGGGCGAGCACTGGGAGAGGACGACCGGGCTGCCCATTCCGCTCGGTGCGATCGTGGCCAAGCGCTCCCTCGGCGCCGAGCGGCTCGGTGAGCTGGCGCGGACCATCACCACGTCGGTCCGTATGGCCTGGGACGACCCGGCGGTCTCCCGTGACTACGTCCTCGCCCACTCCCAGGAGATGGACCCGGCCGTCGCCGACCAGCACATCGGTCTCTACGTCAACGAGTTCACCGCCGACCTCGGCAAGGACGGCTACGCGGCCGTACGGGGGTTGCTGACCAGGGCCGCCACCGAGGGGCTCGTACCGGAGCTGGGGCCCGACGCACTCGACTTCCCCGGCCTCTCCTGAACACGGCCTCTGCCGGACACAGCCTCTCCTGAACACGGCCTCTGCCGGACACAGCCACTCCTGAACACGCCGTCTCCTGAACACGGCACCTGAAGAGCCGGGCGCCTCCTGCGCCCTTCGGCCCTTCGCCCGTGTCCCCGCGCCGTGCCCCCGGCGGAAGGCCGGCCCGCCGCACGGCGGGAGGCCGGGCGCCCGCAACCGGGCGTCCGGCCTCCGCCTTCGGACGTCGACGCCGTCTCAGACGTCGAGCTGGTCCGCCACCGCCCTGAGCAGTCCCGCCACCTTGGCTCCGCTCGCCCGCTCCGGATACCTGCCCCTCTCCAGTTGCTGCGCCACCCCTTCGAGGAGGGTCGTCAGGTCCTGGACGATGGAGGCCAGCTCGTCGGGTTTGCGGCGCTGGGCCGCGGCGACCGAGGGCGCGGGGTCGAGAACGGTCACGGAGAGTGCCTGGTCACCGCGTTGACCCGCGACGACACCGAACTCCACACGCTGGCCGGGCTTGAGGGAGTCGACGCCGTCGGGCAGGACTGAGGAATGCACGAAGACGTCGCCGCCGTCGTCGCGGGAGAGAAAGCCGAAGCCCTTCTCGACGTTGAACCATTTGACTTTGCCGGTAGGCACCTGAAGTCCTCGTCCTCGTACTCGTCTGCGGCCGCTTCACCGGTTGAAAACGGCTCCGGATAGCACTACGGCGGGCCACAGGACCCGCCGGTACCAAGGCTAGTGGTCCAGGAGCCGCTGACAAGACGTCGCCGGGTTGTTCGTCCCGGCGGGGAACTACCCTGGGCGGGTGCGTGACAAAACCACGGTGAACGACCCCGTGAACGACCCCGTGAACGAGCCCGTGAACGAGCCAGGACCCGGCGACCGTCTTGTCCGGATCGGCGTGATCGTCTTCGCCGTCGGAGCGGTGGCCACCCTGGTCACTCTGGCCCCGCTGTTCCTGGGGAGTGATCCCTTCCCGCTGGTCGCCTACACGGTCAGCATGCTGATGGCCGTGGGCTTCGTCCTGGCGGGCGCGGGCGTGCTCAAGTCGGTATCCGCGCAGCGGAGACGGGCCCGCGCCCACCAGTCCCCGGCCTGAGACCTCCAACGGTCCGGGGCGACCTGATGGCCGACTCGTCACCCCGCCCGCACCCCTCTTGAAGCCGCCCGAGACCGGTCGTCAGAGGGCCGGGGCGGCGCCCGCGCGGTGGGCGTCGAGCCAGGCGGGGAACTCGGTCAGGTCGCCCAGGATCACGTCCGCGCCCGCCGCGCGTAGTTCCTCCGCGTCGCACGGTCCCGTCGTGACTCCGACGGAGAGCGCACCCGCCGTACGCGCCCCGCGCACATCGCCTGTGTGGTCGCCCACGTAGACGCTCGCACCGTGTTCGCGCAGTGCCTCGCCCTTGGCCTCGGCCCAGAGCGAGCCGATGATCGCGTCCGGCTCGATCCCCAGGTGGGCGAGGTGCAGTTCCGCGTTGGGCTGGTACTTGGCGGTGACGACGACCGCTTTGCCGCCCGCGGCGCGGATGGCGGCGATGGACTCGCGGGCACCGTCCAGGGCCCGCGTCGGCTCGATGGCGTACTGGGGATACAGCTCGCGGTAGCGGTCGGCGATCCCCGGAACCCGGTCCGCGGGGAACCAGTTGATCAGTTCCTCCTCCAGCGGCGGCCCGAGACGGGAGATGACCAGATCGATGTCGATCCGCGCACCGGTCTCCTCGACGAGCGCCTCGTAGGCGGCGCCGATGCCTGGCCTGGAGTCGATCAGCGTCATGTCGAGATCGAAGCCGACGACGAAAGCCGGCGGCGTGGAGCCGCCCACCGCGGTGGGGGCGGACTCGGGCTGTGATGTGGGGTGCTCGGGCATGTGATCCATTGTCGCAGGGGAGACCTCTATAGTTGGCTGAGTGGTTAGCTGAGCCTAAGTCGGCCACCCTGTCCGACATTTCGGCTATGCCGAACACCGGAAAACAGACATGCCGAGCATGTGACATCAGGGACAGAATTCACAAGTTACTGCGAAATGGGACAGATGGCCGCCGTTCCTTCCCCTGGCCGACGTGCGCTGCTCGTCCGGCGTACCGGCTGGACGGTGGCCGCGATCGTCGCCCTCCTCCTCGCGGTGCTGCTGAGTCTCGCGGTCGGCGCGAGGACCATCGCTCCCTCCGCCGTACTCGACGCGCTGCTGCACGGCGGGCACAGCGACGCCGCCGATGTCGTACGGAGCCTGCGGCTGCCCCGCACCCTCATCGGGCTGATGGTCGGCGCCGCGCTCGCCATCGCGGGCACCGCCCTCCAGGGCATCACCCGTAACCCCATCGCCGACCCCGGCATCCTCGGCGTCAGCCAGGGATCCTCGGTGGGCGTCGTCATCGCCATCGCCTTCCTCGGCGTCCACACGCTCAGCGGTTACGTCTGGTTCGCCTTCCCGGGCGCCGCCGTCGCCTCCGTCGCCGTCTACGCCATCGCCGCCCGGGGCCGGGGCGGCGCCACCCCGGTCAAACTCGCCCTCGGCGGCGCCGCGATCAACGCGCTGCTGGTCTCCGTGACCTCGGGTGTCCTGACGACGAAGGCGTCAGCGATGGAGGAGTTCCGCTTCTGGAACGTCGGTTCGCTGGCCGGCCGGGACTCCCACGTGGTCGCGCAGGTGTGGCCCTTCCTGCTGGTCG from Streptomyces tsukubensis encodes:
- a CDS encoding futalosine hydrolase — encoded protein: MRVLVATAVPAERDAVARAFGDPASEHPLHGTALTILRCGAADVVAAGVGPAAAAAGAAIALTVAALEGRPYGLVVSAGIGGGFTGRAPLGSVVVADAIVAADLGAETPEGFVTVTGLGFGTDRHVPPPALVRETADATSALTGTVLTVSTATGSAARTAELLSTHPEAAAEAMEGFGVAEAAAAHGVPALEVRAVSNAVGPRDRESWRIGEALAALTDAFAKLLAPGGSWSDTPRIRT
- a CDS encoding cold-shock protein, with product MPTGKVKWFNVEKGFGFLSRDDGGDVFVHSSVLPDGVDSLKPGQRVEFGVVAGQRGDQALSVTVLDPAPSVAAAQRRKPDELASIVQDLTTLLEGVAQQLERGRYPERASGAKVAGLLRAVADQLDV
- a CDS encoding FecCD family ABC transporter permease; amino-acid sequence: MAAVPSPGRRALLVRRTGWTVAAIVALLLAVLLSLAVGARTIAPSAVLDALLHGGHSDAADVVRSLRLPRTLIGLMVGAALAIAGTALQGITRNPIADPGILGVSQGSSVGVVIAIAFLGVHTLSGYVWFAFPGAAVASVAVYAIAARGRGGATPVKLALGGAAINALLVSVTSGVLTTKASAMEEFRFWNVGSLAGRDSHVVAQVWPFLLVGVVLVVSVARGLDALALGEDVAKGLGQRVATVRVVGGLGATVLTGVGVAAAGPIAFIGLAVPHIARAIVGSDHRWVLPMAALVGPVMLLVSDVIGRVIFPPSEVPAGVMTALIGVPFLVTLVRRKAVAA
- a CDS encoding HAD family hydrolase, whose translation is MPEHPTSQPESAPTAVGGSTPPAFVVGFDLDMTLIDSRPGIGAAYEALVEETGARIDIDLVISRLGPPLEEELINWFPADRVPGIADRYRELYPQYAIEPTRALDGARESIAAIRAAGGKAVVVTAKYQPNAELHLAHLGIEPDAIIGSLWAEAKGEALREHGASVYVGDHTGDVRGARTAGALSVGVTTGPCDAEELRAAGADVILGDLTEFPAWLDAHRAGAAPAL
- a CDS encoding DUF2771 domain-containing protein, producing the protein MTSPRFPANRRRALAALGAVSAGLLALSACDKPTPLATVTVGKQSANAEANCYNDGDELKSSDLQSCLKGADAKTVKVDPDATVRFGVDPEVADKGWTLLMNGQPLTDASKKTYRTVPGSVFFNQQYGAKGSTTVVSILEGDGTKATGLWSFKMEKDA
- a CDS encoding 1,4-dihydroxy-6-naphthoate synthase; this translates as MSEPLSTETLNIVYSPCPNDTFTFEAWAHGRVPGAPKVDVTFADIDITNGIAERGGDESPEVLKVSYAVLPWILDEYALLPCGGALGRGCGPLVLTKDAETELTGARIAVPSERSTAYLLFRLWAADTVPGGVGEIVVMPFHEIMPAVRDGLVDAGLVIHEARFTYQNYGLHSAADMGEHWERTTGLPIPLGAIVAKRSLGAERLGELARTITTSVRMAWDDPAVSRDYVLAHSQEMDPAVADQHIGLYVNEFTADLGKDGYAAVRGLLTRAATEGLVPELGPDALDFPGLS